A window of Candidatus Krumholzibacteriota bacterium genomic DNA:
GCTCGTCGACAACGTGATCGACGACTTCCAGAAGAACGCCGTGGCCTTCGCCTCCTCCGAGACGACGCCGCTCGTCGTCGATATCTCCGGCAACGACATCACCGGCGCCGGCGCGACCGACGTGACGGCGCAGAACGGCATCCAGCTCTACGGATCGCTCGTGAGCGGCTCGATCGACGGCAACACCGTCGCGGGTATCGGCTACGACAACACGGAAGCCGCGACCAAGTGGGTCGCCTCGAGCATCCTGCAGTACTACTCATCGGCCGACGTCACCGGCAACACCGTGACCGGCACGCACGTGGGGCTCTACAACTACGACGCCGCGGGACTCATCGAAGGCAACGATTTCGCGATCGAGAAGATCGGCGTCTCGGCCTTCGGGATCATCGCGACCGATCCGCCCGAGGTGGTGCCCTCGCCCATCGAGCCCGACGACCCGCCGGTCGGCCGCGGCATGCTCGCCGCGCCCCTGGCCCTCCTCTCCTCCGACATCGAGGGGAACTCGGTCGTCTTCGGCGGTTCCGACAACACGGCCACCTACGGCATCGAGGCCGACGGCGGCTACGCCACCGACGACCTCGCCCTCGCGATCACCGGCAACACGGTGACCGGCTTCGAGGTGGGGATCGAGATATGGCAGTGCCAGAGCGGCTGCGATACGGGCGTCTTCACGACGGTCTCGGCCAACGAGAACGACCTCGGAGGCAACACCCTCTTCGGTATCCGCTCGAACGCCGACTACATCACGGTCGACGGTCGCTGGAACTGGTGGGGGGACGCGACCGGACCGCGCCACGCGACGCTCAATCCCGGCGGCCTCGGCGTCCCGGTGAGCGACTACGTCCTCTTCGAGCCCTGGCTCGGGGCGGTCAACGCCGTCGCCATCTCCCCCGATTCCGCCGTCACGAACTGCACGACGCCCGAGACCCTCGTCTTCGGCATCGCGCAGGCGGGTCTCGCCGACGAGGTCCGCGGCTGGGAGGTGACCTTCACGGTCGATCCGGCCGTGGCGACCGTCGCCGACCCGGACGCCCACATCATCGAGGGCGACTGGCTCTCTGATGTCGGCACCACGCAGTTCTTCGTCCTCGACGGCGGGGGCGGCATCTACACGGTCGTCTGCGCGATCCTCGGCGGCGACACGGGCGCGACGGGAGCGGGGGAGCTCTTCTCCGTCCTCCTCACGCCGGTCGCTGACGGCGTCACGGCCGTCGCTGTGACCTCTCTCAAGATCCGCGACCTCGACAACGATCCGCTCGACGCGGCCGCCACGGGCGGCATGCTCCTCGTCGACTGCGATCCGCCGACGATGGAGCCGATCGCCGAGACGCCGGGCGGCTGGTACAACACGGCGCCCGTCCTCTCTAATTTCGGCTTCGACGACGACGAGAACCTCGACACCGCCGAGTACCGGATCGACGGCGGCGGCTGGACGGCCCTTTTCGCCGGGATAGACGCCCTCGAGTGGAACGACGACGGCTGGACCCTTCCCGGGTTCGACGCCCTCGCCCAGGGGGCGCACACCGTCTTCTTCCGCGTCGCCGACGACGCGGGGAACTGGAACGGCGAGGGGACGCCCGACACGTACTCCTGGCTCTTCAACAAGGACACCGTCGCCCCCGATCCGCCCACCTCGTTCGTCGCCCTCCCCGGGCATGACAAGGTGCACCTGACGTGGAGCAACCCGACCGGGGACGCGACCTTCGACCACGTCGAAATCCGTCGCGTCGCCTGGGGAGACTACCCCGAGTACGTCACCCCGCCGGCCTACCCGGTCGACCATACGCAGGGTGCGCATGTCGCGGCGGTGAGCGGCGAGTCGCACGACGATGCGCTCGCGACCCGCGACGTCTATTACTTCGCGGCCTTCTCCGTCGACCTGGCGGGCAACGTCAGCGTCTTCGACGCCGGCGCGGCCGACCGGTCGACGAGCTACTGGCTCGGCGACATCGCCTCGCCATGGGACGGCCTCGTCAACACGAGCGATCTCGTTCCCTTCTCGAACGCCTTCGGCACCGTCCAGGGCGGGCCGGGATGGTTCAACGAGTGCGACATCGGCCCGACCGACGACTGGCGCCGCAACGGCGTTCCCGAGCCCGACGACGCGGTCGATTTCGAGGACCTGATGATCTTCTCGATGAACCACGGCAACGTCTCGCCGCTCGGGCACCCGCTCGAGTTCGCGGAACGGGCGATCGAGTGTCTCGAGGATCTCGTCTCCGTGCGGCTCGAGCCCGCATCCGACGGATCGGGCGCGATCGCCGTCTTCCTGGAGAACCGCGCCTCCTCGCTGAAGGGAGTCAGGCTGGTCGTCTCGCACGACGCGCCGGTCGGGGTCCTTCCCGGCGAGGCGGCCGCCGGCGATTGCTTCGTCGGATCGATCGGCCGCGGTGAAGGCAGAACGGAGATCTGCGTCGCCGCCCTCGGCGTCGGCGCGGCGATCGAGAAGAGCGGTCCGATCGCTCTTCTCCGCGGCGCCGCCGCATGCGGCCTCGTCGAGGTCGAAGTCAGGGACATCGGCAACGAATCGGTCGAGCTCCTCTCCGGGGGAGGCGGCGGAAACGACGAGGTCCCGACGGTGACGCGGCTCTTCGGTAATTTCCCCAACCCGTTCAATCCCGTGACGACGATCCGTTTCGATCTCGCCTCGCCGGCGCCCGTGTCGATCCGTATCTACGACGCGTCCGGCCGGCTCGTGCGGATCCTCGTCGACGAGCGGCGCCTTCCCGGTTCCTACGAGGTGACCTGGAACGGGCGCAACGACACAGGTTCAGAGACGCCGAGCGGGGTCTATTTCTGCAGGATGTTCTGCGGAGGCTACGCCTCGACGAGCAAGATGGTCCTCCTGCGCTGATGCGCCGGAGGGGATGGGCGGCGGGGGGCGCTTCGGCGTCTCCCGCCTGCCCGATCTGCCGAAAAAGGATTCGTACGATGACGAAGAGATCGACGATGCGGATCGCCGCCGCGATCGCGGCGGCGGCACTGGCCGTCGCGGCGGCGGGAAGGGGGGCGTCCGACCCGCGGCTGTCGATCGAGCCGCTCCGGGCGACGATCGGGCCGGGGGAGCGCTGCACCCTGACCGTCTCGGTGGATGCCGCCGTCGATTCGCTGAGTTGCGTCGAGTGCCTGCTCGCCTGGGACGCGGCGGTCATCCGTTGCGTCGAAGCGGCCGAGGGGTCGCTCTACGCCGGGGCGGGTTTTCCCACGTTCTTCGACTGGACGCAGGAAACCGACGACACCGCGTCGGCGGCCGACTGCGTCCTCGGATACCGGAGTTTCGTCATCGCTCCCGGGGCACTGCTGCGATACGTGTTCGAGGGGATCGCCGACGGCGCCTGCGCCGTCTCGATCGCCGGTTCCCGGCTGTGGGACATCGACCGGACCGAACTCCAGCACCTCCGAGGAGAGCCCGCCTTCGTCTCGGTCGGCGACGCGGCCGGAGAAACGGCCCCCCGGGTACGGGCCCGGCTCTGGAACCGGCCGAACCCCTTCAATCCGTCGACGACCTTCTCGCTTTTCGTGCCGGGGGAGGCCGGCGACGCGGCGGGAGTGTCTTTCACACTGACGATATACGACGTTCGCGGCCGGCCGGTGCGCGCGCTCGCGTCGGGACGGATCCATCCCGGGGTGCACGAGTTTCCCTGGGACGGACGGAACGGGGCGGGGGTGCGCGTCGATGCCGGCGTGTATTTCGCCGTGGCGAGGGCGCCGGAACTCGAGCTCCGGCGGAAAGTCGTCATGGTTCGCTGAGAAAACGGAGGCCGGTATGATCACAGACATCCTGCGCGCGGCGATCGTTCTGCTGCTGTGCGCCGCCGCGGCGGTTCCGGCGGCGGGAGCGACGGCGGTCGTTCTCGTCGAGCCGGCCGATACGACCGTGTGCACGCCCGTGGCGTTTCCCGTGCGCATCTGCGCCGGCGATCCGGCCGCAAACCTGATGGGGTGGGATCTTCGCGTGGCCTACGACGGCAACGTGCTTTCCGTCGTCGACGTGACGGAGGGATCCCTGCCGGCGGGGTGCGGGCACCCGACCTTCTTCCGCCAACTCGACGACGAGGGGGGCGCGACGATCGTCCACGTGAACGGATCGATTCTCGGCGAGACGGTCGACGGTCCCGGCGCGCTCGTGACGATCTGGTTCAGCCCCGTCGCGCCGGGCATCTCTCCCGTTTTGATCATCGAGGCGGATCTGCGGGACGGCGAGAACACGCCGCTCGATCCCGCGGTCGTCCACGGATCGGTGACCGTCGACGCCGCCATCGGCCTCGCGGAGGCTTCCTGGGGAGAGATCAAGCGCCTGACACGCTGACCGCCGGCGATCGCGTAACCCGCGTTCTCCGGAACAATTACGAATTAGGGTTGACAGGATCCATGAGAAATAGGTAGAATACCCTATAAGCAACTCTCGCCGGGACTCGGCGCAACGGTAACATGTCAGAGGCTTCGGACGACGGTCCTCGACCGTCGTCGCGCAACGGTCGCGCGACGTGAAAGGAGGGAGGCCGGGAACGTATGTCGGCGATTCGCTGACCGGATGCACATGGGTCATATGTACCTGAACCGGAGGGGAAACCGATGAAGATTCTGCGAGTGACCTTCGCTCTTGCGCTTTCGCTGTTCCTCGCGATGCCCGTGGTCGCGGGACAGCCCAACAATGCGGTCTATTCCACGTACGGCGGCACGCTGCTCTGCGGCCGCGTCTCCGAGGCGTACTGCACCGCCACCCCGGGCGGGGGGCAGGTGGGCAACACGCAGGACGCGATGAGCTGGAACGCCGGCACGGGAACCCTGGGGGGACAGTGGCACCTCTCCGGGATGTCGATCGCCGAGCCGGGCGCCATCCTCAATGACGAGTTCATCGACGAGTTCGGCAACGGCTTTCGCGAGTACATCACCTACTACGAGAACGGCCGGTTCTGGCTCGAGGGGGCCCACTTCGGCGACGGCTCCGAGGATTACGAGGGGGATATCACCTTCTACCGGGTGACGACCACGATGTCGATCGTCGGCGGCGCGGTCGTCGGCGCGACGTCGAACGCCTACTTCACCGGCGTCTTCGATTCCCCGTACCATCACTGTTTCATCGAATACACGATCGCCACGGTGATCATGGTGTGGCATCCCGCCTGGGGCATGACGATGCCGTCCGACTACCCCGGCTGGTACTGCGGCAACACGGGCGAGCTCTTCGACGTCTGCGGAATCAGCGCCAGCATCGACTGCGAGACGGCGACCGAGGAGTCCACCTGGGGGGCCATCAAGACGACGTATCGCAAATAGGACGTGTGACTGCCGCGTTCGCAGCAGTCCCGGCGGGGGATCGGTGGGGAGCAGGCCGGTCCCCCGCACCGCTATTGACCTCGACCCGCGTATCTGCTAGATTTCCCTGTCCATCCATCGTGCGTCACGCCGTTTCCTGCAAGGAGGCAACCGCTTGCAATACGGTCTCTTGCGACTCCGGGTCTTCCTGCCTGTCATCCTCGTTCTCCTCGTCGCGCCGGCGGCCGTCGTCGCCGGGGAAAACGAGGATTACCGGTTCGCCAGGAGACTGCAGGATGACCGCATGTTCGCCGCCGCCGCCGAGGAATACCTGCGGTTCGCCGACGCATGGCCTCGCAGCGTCTTCAGGCCCGCGGCCCTCATGGGAGCGGGGGAGTGCTGGATGCAGGCCGCCGAGGCCGAGCGGGCCCTCGACGTCTTCGATCGTCTCCTGCGGGAGCACCCCGGCGACGAGGGCGCCTGCAAGGCGCGCTTCTATCGCGGGCGCATCTACGAGTCGATGAAGCGGTACCGCCTCGCCGCGGAGGAGTACGGGCGCATCCCCGACGAGTACGCAGGGTGCGCCTTCGTCGACGACGCGCTTCTCGAATCGGGGGAGAGTCTCATCGCGGCCGGCGAGTTCGCCGCGGCCGCCACGGCGCTCCGACGTCTCGCCGACGAGCACCGGGACAGCGAGCTCGCGCCGCGCGCCTCCTACAGCCTGGCCGTCGCCCTCGAGAAGATCGGACGCGATCTCGAGGCGGCCGCCGTCCTCGAGGCGCTCGTCGACGATCATCCCGCCTCGCCCGTCGCCGCCCTCGCCCTCCAGCGGCTCGCGGAGCGCGATCTCGCCGCCGGCGACCGCGCCGCCGCCGAGGCCCGCTTCCGCCGCATACTCGACCGGTACCGCGAGCCGTCGCTCCGGGAGACGGCCGCGCGGCGGATAGTCGAGATCCGCGCCGGGCGCGGCGACGACGCGGGGGCCCTCGACGCGGCCGGCCTCTTTCTCCGCGACTTCCCGGAATCGAAGATGCGGGCGCAGGTCTATCGCGAGGCGATCGAGGCCGCCCGCCGGCTCGACCGCGGGGAACGCGCGCTCGAGCTGATCGGGGAGGGGATCGCCACAGGCGCGGTCCGCGACACGACGGGCGAGCTCACGCTCCTCGGCGCCCGCATCCTCGCACAGCGAGGACGGCGGGAGGAGGCTCTCGCCGCGCTCGGAACGTTCCGGCGCCTGTTTCCCGCGTCGGACGGTTTCGCCGAGGCCCTGGCGCTCGATGCGTCTCTCCGCCGGGCCGGCGGAGAGCCCGCCGAGGCGTCGCGGCTCTATCATCTCGCCCTCCTCGAGGACGCGCCGGCCGGCGCGCGCCTCGACATCCTCGAGGCCCTCGCGGAAATCGCGGCCGCCGAGCTCGCCGACACGCTCGCCGCGCTCCGGTACCTCGACATGATAGCCGGCGAGGACGCCGGAGGCGAACGGGCCGCGGCGGCGCTTTTCTCCGCCGGCCTCATCCGGGAGGCGGCCGGCGACGCTGCGGGCGCACGCCGTCGCTACGAGCGGGTCGTCGCCGGCTATCCCGGCAGCGGGGAGGCCGGGCGGGCCGAGGCGAGGCTCGAGGCGCTCGCCCTTCGCCCCGAAGCAAGCGCCGCCGTCCTGCGATCGCTCGCCTCCGTGGCGGCGAGCGATCGTGGAAGCGCGGAGCGGCGGATCGACGCCGCCGTCCTGCTCCTCGAGGAGGCGGGGGAGGCCGTGGTGGCGGGGCGGCTTCTCGACGAGGCCCTTCGTGGCGAGATCGCCGACACGCTCCGCGCCCGGGCGCGCTTCTACCGGGCCGCCGCCCATCTGCGCCGCCACCGGCTCGACGTCGCCGGCGGCGGAACGGGCGGCGACGAACGCAAGAAGGCGCTCTCCCTCTGGGTGGGCGTCGCCCGCGACAACGCCGGCACGCGATGGGGTCGGGCCGCGCACCGCGCCTATCTCGAGGAGAAGGAGGCGGACTGGGACCTGAACGAGCGTCTCCGGCGCCTCGACGAGTTCATCGGCCTCTACGGCGACGGGCCGGATCGCTGGTGGGCCCTCGGCCGGAAGATCGACGCCCTCTACGGCGTCGCCTCCGCCGGAGAGCGATGGGCGGCGGACAGCGCCCTCTCGCTCTGCGCCGCCGTCCTCGAGAAAGCGGCCTCCCCGCCGGTCGCGCGGGAAGCGCTCCTCAAGAGCGGGTATCTCCGCCGGATGACCGGGGACGCCGAGGGCGCAGCGACGGCGCTCACCTCCTTCGCCGGCCGGTACGGCGACGATCCGCGCGCGCCGGCCGCCCTCTACGACGCGGGAGAGACGCTTCTCCGCCTCGGCAGGTACGACGAGGCCCTCGACCGGTACGAGCGCTGCCTCGAGGGCACCGGTCTGCGGCGGCTCGCCGGGCGGTGCGCCCTGCGGATCGGGGACTGCCACTACTACCTGCGACGGTGGGAGCAGGCGGCCGGCGCCTACAACGACTTCGGCGACCGCTACGGTGACGGGCCCCTCGCCGGCGAGGCGGCCTACCGGGAAGCCCTCGCTCGCGAGCAGCTCGGCCAGGGGGAGGCGGTCGACCGTCTTCTCGGACTGCTCGCGTCGCGCGACGACCTCGCCAGCGACCTGCGGGCCCGCGTCCTCGGCATGCTCGCCCGGCGGACGATGGCACGGGGCGAAACCGGGGAGGCCCGCGAATTCGTCGACGAGCTCGTCTCGATCGAGCGGACCGCCGCGACCCTCTCTCTCAGGGCCGATCTCCTGCTGGCCCTCGGCGAGAACGAAGAGGCCGCGAAAACCTACGAACGGGTACTCGGTCTCGATGGCGCAGACACGTGCGCCGTTCTGTCCGGCGAGGCGACGGCCCGCTACCGCGCGGGTGACGGCCGGCGTGGCGACCGTGGGCTGGCGCTGCTCGAGGAGCGCTGCCCGGGCAAAGCGGCGGCGGTCCTCCTCGAGAAGGGAAAGACCGAGGCGGAATCGGAACGGTGCGACGAGGCGGAAGCGACGCTCGGGTCGCTGCGCGAGCGGTTCCCCGGCACGAAAGCGGCCTCCGAGGCGCTCTTTCATCTCGCGCGGTGCGACATCAAGCGCGGCGGGTATGACCGGGGAATCGAGCGCCTGCGCCGCTTCCTCGGCGAGTCGCCCGATTCGCCGATCGTCGACCAGGTCTATTTCAAGCTCGCCTCCGCCCACTACGCGGCGGGAGACCTGAACCTCGCCTCGGCGAACTACGCGCTCGCCGCCGAGGCGGCGAGAGACCGCGACACGCGCTTCCTCGCGCTGCAGAACGTCGGCCGGGTCGAGCAGCGCCTCGAGAACTGGGACAAGGCGGCGGAGGCCTGGCACACGCTCGCCGAGGAATTCCCCGGCCGCGAGGCATCGATCGAGGCCCTCTTCAATCTCGGCTTCTGTTACACGCAGTCGGGCCGGTTCGAGCTCGCCTGGGAGGTCTACCGCCGCATCCCCGGCATCGCCGTGAACGAGGAGCAGCGCGGGCGTGCGCATTACTGGTCGGGCGCGGTGCTCAAGAATCTCGGCCGGTACGACGAGGCGATCCGCGAATTCCTGCGCGTACCCTACCTCCAGACGGGCGGGATGTGGGGCGTGACGGCGAAGCTCGAGGCGGCGGGGGCGTACGAGATGACGGGACGGTTCGATGAGGCCGAAAGAATCTACCGGGCCGTTCTCGAATCCCACGGCCCCGATTCGGACTGGGGGCGCATCGCCGCGGGCGGGCTCGAACGGATCGACGCCCGGCGGAACGGGGACGGGAAGGATCGGTAGCGATGGCGCGTGATCACCTCGTCGTCAGGGGTGCGCGGGAGCACAACCTCAAGAACATCACGGTCTCGATACCGCGAAACCGGCTCGTCGTGGTGACGGGGCTCAGCGGGTCGGGGAAGTCCTCCTTCGCCTTCGATACGATCTATGCCGAGGGCCAGCGCCGGTACGTCGAATCCCTCTCGAGCTACGCGCGCCAGTTCCTCGAGCAGATGGAGAAGCCCGACGTCGATTCGATCGAGGGACTCTCCCCGGCGATATCGATCGACCAGAAGACCACCTCGCGCAACCCGCGGTCGACCGTGGGAACGATCACCGAGATCTACGATTATCTCCGCGTCCTCTTCGCGCGGATCGGGCGTCCGCACTGCCCGGGGTGCGGCCGGGAGATCGCCCGGCAATCGACCGCGCAGATCGTCGACCGGATCGCGGCGGCGCCCGCGGGCTCGCGCCTCGTGATCATGGCGCCGGTGGTCCGCGGCCGGAAGGGCCAGCACCGCGCCCTGCTCGCCCGGCTCGCCCGCGAGGGATTCACCCGCGTGCGCGTCGACGGGAAGACGATGGAACTGGGCGAGGAGATCGATCTGGAGAAGAACAGGAAGCACGACATCGAGGTCGTCGTCGACCGCGTGAAGATGCGCGACGGGGTCGCGGGACGGCTCGCCGACTCGGTCGAGACGGCCTCGCGCGTGGGCGGCGGCGTCATCCTCGTCGATACGGGGGGCGAGGAACAGCTCTTCAGCATGGAGTTCTCCTGCCCCTGGTGCGGCGTAAGCCTCGGCGAGGTCTCGCCGCGCATGTTCTCCTTCAACTCGCCGTACGGGGCGTGCCCCGACTGCCACGGACTCGGCACGAGCATCGACCTGGCCGAGGAGCTCGTCGTCCCCGACGCGTCCGTCGGCATCGCCGCCGGGGCGATCGCCTCGGTCGGCCCCCTCAGGGACAACTGGTTCCGCTACCGCCTCGAGGCCCTCGCGGAGAAGATGCGCTTCTCCCTCGAGACGCCCTTCGGGAAGCTTCCGAAGAAGGTGCGCCTCGCCGTCCTCAACGGGTCGGAGGAGGAGATCGTCGTCCGGTACGACTTCGAGCGGGGCAAGGGGGAGTACTACACGCAGTGGGAGGGGATCATCCCCAACCTCCGGCGCCGCTACCGCCAGACCAGTTCCGACGCGGTCCGGCGGTGGATCGAGCAGTACATGACCTCCAGCCCCTGCGCGACCTGCGGCGGGGCGCGCCTCCGCCCGGAGAGCCTCGCAGTGACGGTCGCGGGGCAAACGATCGCCGAGGTGACCGCCCTGACGATCGACCGGGCGAGGAACTTCTTCGATGAGCTGCCCCTGTCGGGGAACGCGGAGCTGATCGGCAAACCGCTCGTCAGGGAGATCCAGGCCCGCCTCCGGTTTCTCGGCGACGTCGGGCTGGATTACCTCGCCCTCGACCGTTCGGCCGGGACCCTCGCCGGGGGCGAGGCGCAGCGGATCAGGCTCGCCACGCAGATCGGTTCGAAGCTCGTCGGCGTCCTGTACATCCTCGACGAGCCCTCGATTGGCCTCCACCAGCGGGACAACGCGCGGCTGATCGATACGCTCAGGGAGCTGCGGGACGCGGGGAACACGGTCATCGTCATCGAGCACGACCGCGACACGATACTGGCAGCCGACTGGGTCGTCGACCTGGGACCCGGCGCCGGGGAACGGGGAGGGGAGGTCGTCGCCGTCGGGCCCCCCGCCGAGATCGTCGAGACCGAGAAAAGCCTCACGGGTCGCTACCTGAAGACGGAGCGGTTCTTCGATCTCAAGGACGGCGGCGGGCGCGGCTCCGGGAAGTCGCTGGTCCTCCGCGGGGCGCGCGAGAACAACCTCGGGAACATCGACGTCTCCTTCCCCCTCGGCACGCTCGTCTGCGTCACCGGCGTGTCGGGATCGGGGAAGAGCACGATGGTCAACGACATCCTCTTCCGCGCCCTTCACCGGCGGTTCCACCGTTCCTCCGTGCTCCCCGGCGACCACGACGGCGTGGAGGGCATCGAGCACGTCGACAAGGTGATCAACATCGACCAGTCGCCGATCGGGCGGACGCCGCGGTCGAACCCGGCGACCTACACGGGGCTCTTCGGCCCGATCCGCGATCTTTTCGCCCGGCTTCCCGAATCGCGGATGCGCGGGTACCGTCCCGGCCGCTTCAGCTTCAACGTGAAGGGCGGGCGCTGCGAGACGTGCCGGGGAGACGGGATGATAAAGGTCGAGATGCATTTCCTCCCCGACGTCTACGTCCACTGCCAGGAGTGCAAGGGCAGGCGCTACAACCGCGAGACGCTCGAGATCCCCTTCAAGAACCGCAATATCGCCGAGGTCCTCGACATGACCGTCGAGGAGGCGCTCGTCTTCTTCGAGAACATCTCGTCGATCCGGCGGAAGCTCCAGGTGCTGCACGACGTCGGTCTCGGGTACATCCGCCTCGGCCAGCCGGCGACGACCCTCTCCGGCGGCGAGGCGCAGCGGGTCAAGCTGGCGACCGAACTTTCCAAGATCGGCACGGGGCGGACGCTGTATATACTTGACGAGCCGAGCACCGGGTTGCACTTTGAGGACGTCAAGCTCCTGATGACGGTCCTCGACCGACTCGTGGACAAGGGCAACACCGTGCTCGTCATCGAGCACAACCCGGACATCATCAGGTGCGCCGATCACATCATCGATCTCGGACCGGAGGGGGGAGACCGCGGCGGGGAAGTGGTGTTCGCCGGTCCGCCGTCCGCGATCGTCGATTGCGAGGAGAGTTACACGGGACGCATGCTCCGGCGCTTCGTGCGCCGGTGACGGCGGGGGCATTTCGTTTGCCTTCCGCCGCGGCTGTCGGGTAGGATGACACAACGGGGGTGATTCATGGCACGGAAGACGCCGATCTACGAATCGCACGTGGAACGGGGCGGCAGGATCGTCGAATTCGCCGGCTACGAGATGCCGGTCTCCTTCGAGGGGATCGTCGCCGAGCACGGACGGGTGCGCAACGGGGTCGGGCTCTTCGACGTCAGTCACATGGGCGAGATCTGGATCACGGGCGACGCCGCCCGCCGGTTCGCCGACTGGACCGTCACGAACAACGTCGGAAAGCTCGATGCCGGGCAGATCTGCTACACGACCTGCTGCAACGAGGAGGGGCACGTCCTCGACGACCTGCTCGTCTACAAGTTCGGCGAGGAGCGGATCCTCCTCGTGGTGAACGCGGCGAACGTCGACAAGATCGACGCGCACCTGCGCGACGTCGTCCGCTGGGACGTCCACCTCGAGAACCGCACCCTCGAGACCGGGCAGATCGCCGTCCAGGGACCGGCCTCGCGGGAGCTGCTCATGCGTATCCAGCTCTGCGCGCCGATCCGCGACGAGATCGAAACGATGCCCTACTACCGGTTCGTCTCCTTCGAGAAAAACGGTGCCGAGGTGCTGGTCTCGAGGACCGGCTACACCGGCGAGCTGGGCTACGAGATCTATCTCCCCGCGCATCTCGCGCTCGACGCGTGGAACGAGCTGCTCGAGGCGGGAACGGATCTCGGCGTCGCGCCGATCGGGCTCGGCGCGCGGGACACCCTGCGGTTCGAGCCCTGCTACTGCCTCTACGGGAACGAGCTCGACGAGAAGACCTCGCCGCTCGAGGCGGGCCTTTCCTGGGTCGTGAAGCTGAAGAAGGGCGATTTCATCGGCCGCGACGCCCTCGCGGCGGAGAAGGAGGCGGGGCCGCCCCGCAGCCTCGTCGGGTTCGAGATCGAGGGGCGCGGCATCGCGCGCCACGGCTTTCCCGTGATGCTGGGCGGCGAGACCGTCGGAGCCGTCACCTCCGGCACCTTCGGTCCGACGCTCGGAAAGAGCCTCGCCCTCGCGCTCGTCTCGAGCGCCGCGGCGACGGAAGAAGAGGGATTCACGGTGGACATCCGCGGCCGGGCGGTTCCCGCCGCGCGGGTGCGACTGCCGTTCTACAAGAGTCGTTCGATGGACTGACCGGTCTCCGAAAGGAAGGTGCATGATGCATCCGGAGGATTGCAAGTACACGAAAGAGCACGAATGGGTGTTCGTCGAGGGTGACGTCGCGGCGATCGGCATCAGCGAGTACGCGACGGGCGAGCTCGGCGACATCGTCTACATCGAGCTGCCCGAGGTGGGGACGAGCGTGAAGCAGATGGACCCGATCGGCACGATCGAGGCGGTCAAGACGGTGGCCGAGCTCTTCTCGCCGGTGAGCGGCGAGGTCGTCGAGGTCAACGAGGAGATCGTGAACGCCCCCGAGATCGTCAACAAGAGCCCCTACGAGGACGGCTGGTTCATCAAGATCCGCATGACGGACACCGGCGAGCTCGACGTGCTCTTCAGCCACGACGAGTACCAGGAATTCCTCGGCGAGCAGGAAGACGAGAGTTGACACCGACCAGAAGGAACGCCACATGAGCTACGTTCAGAACACCGACAACGATCGGGCCGCGATGCTCGAGGCGATCGGCGTCTCCTCGTTCGACGAGCTCATCGCCCCGATCGCGCCCGACCTGCGCGTCGTGGGAGAGCTCGCCGTGGGGGCGCCGATGAGCGA
This region includes:
- a CDS encoding tetratricopeptide repeat protein — protein: MQYGLLRLRVFLPVILVLLVAPAAVVAGENEDYRFARRLQDDRMFAAAAEEYLRFADAWPRSVFRPAALMGAGECWMQAAEAERALDVFDRLLREHPGDEGACKARFYRGRIYESMKRYRLAAEEYGRIPDEYAGCAFVDDALLESGESLIAAGEFAAAATALRRLADEHRDSELAPRASYSLAVALEKIGRDLEAAAVLEALVDDHPASPVAALALQRLAERDLAAGDRAAAEARFRRILDRYREPSLRETAARRIVEIRAGRGDDAGALDAAGLFLRDFPESKMRAQVYREAIEAARRLDRGERALELIGEGIATGAVRDTTGELTLLGARILAQRGRREEALAALGTFRRLFPASDGFAEALALDASLRRAGGEPAEASRLYHLALLEDAPAGARLDILEALAEIAAAELADTLAALRYLDMIAGEDAGGERAAAALFSAGLIREAAGDAAGARRRYERVVAGYPGSGEAGRAEARLEALALRPEASAAVLRSLASVAASDRGSAERRIDAAVLLLEEAGEAVVAGRLLDEALRGEIADTLRARARFYRAAAHLRRHRLDVAGGGTGGDERKKALSLWVGVARDNAGTRWGRAAHRAYLEEKEADWDLNERLRRLDEFIGLYGDGPDRWWALGRKIDALYGVASAGERWAADSALSLCAAVLEKAASPPVAREALLKSGYLRRMTGDAEGAATALTSFAGRYGDDPRAPAALYDAGETLLRLGRYDEALDRYERCLEGTGLRRLAGRCALRIGDCHYYLRRWEQAAGAYNDFGDRYGDGPLAGEAAYREALAREQLGQGEAVDRLLGLLASRDDLASDLRARVLGMLARRTMARGETGEAREFVDELVSIERTAATLSLRADLLLALGENEEAAKTYERVLGLDGADTCAVLSGEATARYRAGDGRRGDRGLALLEERCPGKAAAVLLEKGKTEAESERCDEAEATLGSLRERFPGTKAASEALFHLARCDIKRGGYDRGIERLRRFLGESPDSPIVDQVYFKLASAHYAAGDLNLASANYALAAEAARDRDTRFLALQNVGRVEQRLENWDKAAEAWHTLAEEFPGREASIEALFNLGFCYTQSGRFELAWEVYRRIPGIAVNEEQRGRAHYWSGAVLKNLGRYDEAIREFLRVPYLQTGGMWGVTAKLEAAGAYEMTGRFDEAERIYRAVLESHGPDSDWGRIAAGGLERIDARRNGDGKDR
- the uvrA gene encoding excinuclease ABC subunit UvrA yields the protein MARDHLVVRGAREHNLKNITVSIPRNRLVVVTGLSGSGKSSFAFDTIYAEGQRRYVESLSSYARQFLEQMEKPDVDSIEGLSPAISIDQKTTSRNPRSTVGTITEIYDYLRVLFARIGRPHCPGCGREIARQSTAQIVDRIAAAPAGSRLVIMAPVVRGRKGQHRALLARLAREGFTRVRVDGKTMELGEEIDLEKNRKHDIEVVVDRVKMRDGVAGRLADSVETASRVGGGVILVDTGGEEQLFSMEFSCPWCGVSLGEVSPRMFSFNSPYGACPDCHGLGTSIDLAEELVVPDASVGIAAGAIASVGPLRDNWFRYRLEALAEKMRFSLETPFGKLPKKVRLAVLNGSEEEIVVRYDFERGKGEYYTQWEGIIPNLRRRYRQTSSDAVRRWIEQYMTSSPCATCGGARLRPESLAVTVAGQTIAEVTALTIDRARNFFDELPLSGNAELIGKPLVREIQARLRFLGDVGLDYLALDRSAGTLAGGEAQRIRLATQIGSKLVGVLYILDEPSIGLHQRDNARLIDTLRELRDAGNTVIVIEHDRDTILAADWVVDLGPGAGERGGEVVAVGPPAEIVETEKSLTGRYLKTERFFDLKDGGGRGSGKSLVLRGARENNLGNIDVSFPLGTLVCVTGVSGSGKSTMVNDILFRALHRRFHRSSVLPGDHDGVEGIEHVDKVINIDQSPIGRTPRSNPATYTGLFGPIRDLFARLPESRMRGYRPGRFSFNVKGGRCETCRGDGMIKVEMHFLPDVYVHCQECKGRRYNRETLEIPFKNRNIAEVLDMTVEEALVFFENISSIRRKLQVLHDVGLGYIRLGQPATTLSGGEAQRVKLATELSKIGTGRTLYILDEPSTGLHFEDVKLLMTVLDRLVDKGNTVLVIEHNPDIIRCADHIIDLGPEGGDRGGEVVFAGPPSAIVDCEESYTGRMLRRFVRR